The proteins below come from a single Dinghuibacter silviterrae genomic window:
- a CDS encoding MoaD/ThiS family protein — protein sequence MTVLVFGQIAELCGSPTLTAEAPDTDTLDTVLKSRYPGLAGLTYVIAVDQKTVRANTPLHSSSVVALLPPFSGG from the coding sequence ATGACAGTACTCGTCTTTGGACAGATCGCGGAACTTTGCGGAAGCCCCACCCTCACGGCGGAGGCGCCGGATACGGATACCCTGGACACCGTCCTTAAAAGTCGCTACCCGGGCCTGGCAGGTCTGACCTACGTCATCGCGGTCGATCAAAAGACGGTCAGGGCCAATACCCCGCTCCATTCTTCATCGGTGGTGGCGCTTTTGCCGCCCTTTTCCGGAGGTTAA
- a CDS encoding aminopeptidase P family protein, whose amino-acid sequence MFATEVYAERRNRLRAQVGKGLILLPGNVDSSMGYKANVYPFRQDSTFLYFLGLDRPGLVGILDVDKGEETLFGDDIDIEDLVWTGPVEALASQASRVGIKRVKPLRDLRAALDDARRLGQPIHFLPPYRPEHTLQLHHWLDIPLETVDATASLPLIRAVVALRSIKSPEEVLEIEKGVNTTNAMQLAAIQHAREGMTEARLAGILQGIAIGDGGNLAFPTILTVDGQILHNHYGQHLLKKGKMVLCDCGAETAMHYGGDLTRTFPVDKQFTTRQREVYQIVLDAHLAAVAALKPGVPYRDIYFLACATLVRGLQSLGLMQGDVAEAVREGAHALFFQCGLGHMLGLDTHDMENLGEAYVGYTDTLTKSTQFGLKSLRLGRALDEGFVVTVEPGLYFIPELIDTWAADRKLERFIRYDKVEAFKDFGGIRIEEDFLITSSGSRLLGDALPKTIAEIEALRS is encoded by the coding sequence ATGTTTGCAACCGAAGTATATGCCGAAAGAAGAAACCGTTTGCGTGCCCAGGTGGGCAAAGGACTCATCCTGTTACCCGGCAATGTGGACAGCAGCATGGGCTACAAAGCCAATGTGTATCCATTTCGCCAGGACAGCACCTTTCTGTATTTCCTTGGATTGGACAGACCGGGTTTGGTGGGGATCCTTGACGTGGACAAAGGGGAAGAAACCCTTTTTGGAGATGACATAGACATCGAGGACCTGGTCTGGACCGGCCCGGTGGAAGCCCTGGCCAGCCAGGCATCGCGCGTCGGGATCAAGCGCGTGAAACCCCTCCGGGATTTGAGGGCTGCCCTGGATGACGCCCGCCGCCTCGGACAACCCATCCATTTCCTGCCCCCTTACAGGCCCGAACATACCCTTCAGCTACACCACTGGCTGGACATTCCCCTGGAAACCGTCGACGCCACCGCCTCCCTGCCCCTGATCCGGGCCGTGGTGGCGCTGCGGTCCATCAAAAGCCCGGAGGAAGTCCTGGAGATCGAAAAAGGCGTCAACACCACCAACGCCATGCAACTGGCGGCCATACAACACGCCCGGGAAGGCATGACCGAAGCCCGGCTGGCCGGCATCCTCCAGGGGATTGCGATCGGGGACGGCGGTAACCTTGCTTTTCCTACCATCCTTACGGTCGATGGGCAAATCCTGCACAACCACTATGGCCAGCACCTTTTGAAAAAAGGCAAGATGGTCCTTTGCGATTGCGGGGCGGAAACCGCGATGCACTACGGTGGCGACCTCACGCGGACCTTCCCCGTGGACAAACAGTTCACCACCCGTCAGCGCGAAGTCTACCAGATCGTCCTGGACGCCCACCTGGCAGCCGTTGCCGCCTTGAAACCCGGTGTCCCCTACCGGGACATTTACTTCCTCGCCTGCGCCACCCTTGTCCGCGGTTTGCAATCCCTTGGGCTGATGCAAGGTGACGTGGCCGAAGCCGTACGCGAAGGGGCCCATGCCCTTTTCTTCCAGTGTGGCCTCGGTCACATGCTGGGTTTGGATACCCACGACATGGAAAACCTGGGCGAGGCCTACGTCGGCTACACCGACACGCTCACCAAAAGCACCCAGTTCGGTCTTAAATCGCTCCGCCTGGGACGCGCGCTGGATGAGGGCTTTGTCGTTACCGTCGAGCCCGGGCTGTATTTCATCCCCGAACTCATCGACACCTGGGCTGCAGACCGCAAGCTGGAACGGTTTATCCGCTACGACAAAGTCGAGGCCTTTAAAGACTTTGGCGGCATCCGCATCGAAGAGGATTTCCTGATCACCTCGTCGGGGTCCCGTCTCCTCGGAGACGCGTTGCCGAAGACAATCGCGGAGATCGAGGCGCTGCGGAGTTAA
- a CDS encoding HesA/MoeB/ThiF family protein: MSRYQRQLLLPGWGPDTQAAVGRARVVVIGAGGLGCPALQYLAAAGVGTLGIVDDDRVAMTDLHRQILYTEADVGAPKALTAAAALHRLNPEVRIDTHAVRLTTANALEMLQRYDLVLDASDNFGTRYLVNDACALLGRPLVYGSVSRFEGQVAVFHWSGPKNGPDGQNGSAARTPGAQITRPGGADYRDLFPHPPAPGEVPSCEEAGVLGVVAGIIGNLQALEAIKLITGLGRPLDGRLLTYRALDQAFYEVGITKTEERGPQTREAFETWPYPDGCGAIKNATTYTTVDNATFDALRASADVLVLDVREWGEQPPVHTFPHEQYPLSQLRNSPGIYTGRTIVVFCQSGLRSREAATLLAKENTVFQLEGGILGWMNHQNTTR, translated from the coding sequence ATGAGCCGTTATCAACGACAACTCCTGCTCCCCGGCTGGGGACCCGACACACAGGCGGCCGTTGGCCGTGCCCGCGTGGTCGTGATCGGCGCGGGTGGGTTGGGTTGTCCCGCCCTTCAATATTTGGCGGCGGCCGGGGTGGGCACCCTGGGTATCGTGGATGATGACCGGGTGGCGATGACGGACCTGCACCGGCAGATTCTCTACACGGAAGCGGACGTGGGTGCGCCAAAAGCCCTGACGGCTGCGGCGGCCCTTCACCGGCTCAATCCGGAGGTGCGCATCGATACCCATGCAGTGCGGCTGACCACCGCAAACGCGCTCGAAATGCTGCAGCGCTATGACCTTGTGCTGGATGCTTCCGACAATTTCGGGACACGGTACCTGGTCAACGACGCCTGCGCCTTACTCGGGCGGCCGCTGGTGTACGGGAGTGTGTCGCGCTTTGAGGGGCAGGTGGCCGTGTTTCACTGGAGCGGCCCGAAAAATGGGCCCGACGGGCAAAATGGGTCCGCCGCGCGAACACCCGGCGCGCAAATCACGCGTCCGGGCGGCGCCGACTACCGCGACCTCTTCCCCCACCCCCCTGCCCCCGGCGAAGTCCCCTCCTGCGAAGAAGCCGGCGTGCTGGGCGTCGTCGCGGGCATTATCGGCAACCTCCAAGCCCTGGAAGCAATAAAACTTATCACGGGTCTGGGGCGACCCCTCGACGGCCGGTTATTGACCTACCGGGCGCTGGACCAGGCGTTCTACGAAGTCGGCATCACAAAAACCGAAGAAAGAGGCCCCCAAACCCGCGAAGCATTTGAAACCTGGCCCTACCCCGACGGGTGCGGCGCGATAAAAAACGCGACAACGTATACCACCGTGGACAACGCCACCTTTGACGCGCTCCGCGCCAGCGCGGACGTCCTGGTCCTCGACGTGCGCGAATGGGGAGAACAACCGCCGGTCCATACTTTTCCTCACGAACAATACCCGCTTAGTCAATTGAGGAATTCCCCGGGCATATATACCGGTCGCACCATTGTCGTATTTTGCCAGTCCGGTTTGCGCAGCCGCGAGGCCGCGACCCTTTTGGCCAAAGAGAATACCGTCTTCCAGTTGGAGGGCGGCATCCTCGGCTGGATGAACCACCAAAACACGACAAGATGA
- a CDS encoding S9 family peptidase produces MKQFVLLCVFGMPLILRAQTPYRPSPDDIAAAYRRAAHIDSAVRGTVLHLNIHPHWAPDSRSFWYKDYGKDSIASYVNVEVNTGTRQVGAAEPKGNFVDNTNFHQTPSRWEDPEVDTVSPDGKWKVVVHDGNLGLMPTAPTPAPPAPAPAPPGANTTWAARVLTQDGTDAEPYGAWSWSPDSRFLVAYHIHPAETKKVSYILTSLPGTTRGVVKSREYLQPGDSMTTYRMRVFGVQEGSAADVENGLIDFFGPPRLHWQQRSNALFTFEKVERGHQRFRILEADARTGQSRALIDEQTKTFIYENRIYTHYIPSTGEIIWSSEKDGWYHLYLVDGLKGMIKNVITPGNWVVRDVDSIDEKKREVWFRASGMNEGEDPYNIHYYRIGFDGRHLVSLTPAKANHQLSYSPDRSVYIDTYSTVDQPPVFELHRTADGSKIADVGAADIQAYLATGIKLPVPFVAKARDGQTDIYGIACFPADLDPQRKYPVIENIYAGPQDAFVPKSFMPYSEMISLAQLGFIVVQMDGMGTANRSKAFHDVCWRNLEDAGFPDRIAWIKALAAKYPFVDTSRVGVYGTSAGGQNALGALLFHPDFYKAAVAACGCHDNRVDKQWWNEQWMGYPVGDWYAEQSNVTNAWRLQGNLLLIVGEADENVPPESTYRVVDQLIKHDKYFDLLVVPGMGHSDGGPYGRKKKRDFFVKHLLGVDPPDRNRS; encoded by the coding sequence ATGAAACAATTTGTCTTGTTGTGCGTCTTTGGCATGCCGCTGATCCTCCGGGCCCAGACGCCCTATCGACCCAGTCCTGACGACATCGCTGCGGCCTATCGCCGGGCCGCCCATATCGACTCCGCCGTCCGGGGTACCGTCTTGCATCTAAATATACATCCCCACTGGGCGCCCGACAGCCGTTCCTTTTGGTATAAGGATTACGGGAAAGACAGCATTGCGTCCTACGTGAATGTGGAGGTAAATACCGGTACGCGTCAGGTGGGGGCCGCCGAGCCAAAAGGCAATTTTGTCGACAATACCAACTTTCATCAAACGCCGTCCCGCTGGGAAGATCCGGAGGTGGATACCGTCTCGCCGGATGGGAAATGGAAAGTCGTGGTCCATGATGGGAACCTGGGCCTGATGCCGACCGCGCCAACGCCTGCGCCGCCCGCGCCCGCGCCCGCGCCGCCCGGCGCCAACACGACCTGGGCCGCGCGGGTTCTGACCCAGGACGGTACGGACGCCGAGCCCTACGGCGCCTGGTCCTGGTCGCCGGACAGCCGCTTCCTCGTGGCTTACCACATTCATCCCGCGGAAACCAAAAAGGTCTCTTATATCCTGACCTCTCTACCCGGAACGACCCGGGGTGTCGTCAAAAGCAGGGAATACCTGCAACCCGGGGATTCGATGACAACCTACCGGATGAGGGTATTCGGCGTACAGGAAGGCTCGGCCGCGGACGTGGAGAACGGGCTCATCGACTTTTTCGGGCCGCCCAGGCTCCACTGGCAGCAGCGGTCCAATGCGCTGTTCACTTTTGAAAAAGTGGAACGGGGCCACCAACGCTTCCGCATCCTGGAAGCCGACGCACGCACCGGGCAAAGCCGGGCCCTGATCGACGAACAAACCAAGACATTTATATACGAGAACCGGATCTATACACATTACATCCCTTCCACGGGCGAGATCATCTGGTCATCCGAAAAAGACGGTTGGTACCACCTATACTTAGTGGACGGCCTCAAGGGGATGATCAAAAACGTCATCACCCCCGGGAACTGGGTGGTCAGGGACGTAGACAGCATAGACGAGAAGAAACGCGAGGTTTGGTTCCGTGCCAGCGGGATGAACGAGGGAGAAGACCCTTACAACATCCACTACTACCGCATCGGTTTTGACGGACGTCACCTGGTCAGCCTGACACCGGCAAAAGCCAATCACCAATTGTCGTACTCGCCGGACCGGAGCGTATACATCGATACGTATTCCACCGTCGACCAGCCGCCCGTTTTCGAGCTTCACCGGACCGCAGACGGATCGAAGATCGCTGATGTAGGCGCGGCCGACATCCAGGCATACTTGGCCACAGGCATCAAACTGCCCGTGCCCTTTGTCGCCAAGGCCAGGGACGGACAAACCGATATTTACGGCATTGCTTGTTTCCCGGCAGACCTGGATCCACAGAGGAAATACCCCGTGATCGAGAATATCTATGCGGGCCCCCAGGATGCATTCGTGCCGAAGTCCTTTATGCCGTACAGCGAGATGATAAGCCTGGCGCAACTGGGTTTTATCGTGGTACAAATGGACGGGATGGGGACCGCCAACCGCTCGAAGGCCTTTCACGACGTCTGCTGGCGCAACCTGGAGGACGCGGGTTTCCCGGATCGGATCGCGTGGATCAAGGCCCTGGCCGCAAAATATCCCTTCGTCGACACGTCCAGGGTGGGCGTGTACGGCACCTCCGCAGGCGGACAGAACGCGCTGGGCGCCCTTCTATTTCACCCGGACTTTTATAAAGCCGCCGTCGCCGCCTGCGGTTGTCACGACAATCGCGTCGACAAACAATGGTGGAATGAACAGTGGATGGGTTACCCTGTCGGAGACTGGTACGCGGAGCAATCCAACGTCACCAACGCCTGGCGCCTCCAGGGCAACCTGCTCCTGATCGTGGGCGAGGCCGACGAAAACGTTCCCCCGGAGTCGACCTATCGCGTCGTCGATCAACTGATCAAACACGACAAATATTTCGACCTCCTGGTCGTGCCCGGGATGGGCCACAGCGACGGAGGACCGTACGGCCGTAAAAAGAAACGCGACTTCTTTGTCAAGCACCTACTCGGCGTCGATCCTCCGGACCGTAACCGCTCCTAA
- a CDS encoding molybdopterin molybdotransferase MoeA, with product MISVDEAIELIAQNVYRLPATALPLTAAAGKVLASDIHATADMPAWPQAAMDGYAFAWGEPVHDVVGTTGVAPQDAVGAARRDTAGAASGAARDLLLSGEVPAGTVPAFPLLPGQAARIFTGAMLPTGADTIVIQEKVTLTGNRVRFDDPALRPGANVRPRGSEIPAGALALSMGTLLSPASVGFLASLGLDHLPVTPHPRIGLVTTGNELQTPGRPLGPGQVYESNSFALRAALEQCGLRLDTHRLAPDDPAELRQIIRETLDASDMLLLTGGVSVGAYDFVSAALAACGVRPVFHKVRQRPGKPLYFGEAEGKPVFGLPGNPSSVLTCFYIYVLPAIERMSGRPQSRVTRTRLPLEAGYRKAAGLTHFLKGAVGATGVTPLGAQESYRMSTYALANSLIRLPEEGTAFDAGDLVDVYLLPYL from the coding sequence ATGATCAGCGTAGACGAAGCCATCGAACTTATTGCTCAAAACGTTTATCGCCTTCCCGCAACAGCGTTGCCTTTGACCGCCGCCGCCGGAAAAGTGCTGGCGTCTGACATTCATGCCACCGCTGATATGCCGGCCTGGCCGCAGGCGGCCATGGATGGGTACGCGTTTGCGTGGGGCGAGCCGGTCCACGACGTGGTGGGCACGACGGGCGTGGCACCGCAAGACGCGGTGGGCGCGGCACGCCGCGACACGGCGGGCGCCGCCAGCGGCGCCGCGCGCGACCTCCTCCTCTCCGGCGAAGTCCCCGCGGGCACCGTGCCCGCCTTCCCCCTCCTCCCCGGTCAGGCCGCGCGCATCTTTACCGGCGCCATGTTGCCCACCGGCGCGGACACCATTGTGATCCAGGAAAAGGTCACCCTCACCGGGAACCGCGTCCGCTTTGACGACCCGGCCCTGCGACCCGGCGCCAACGTCCGCCCGCGCGGTTCCGAGATCCCTGCCGGCGCCCTGGCCCTGTCCATGGGCACCCTGCTCAGCCCGGCTTCGGTGGGTTTTTTGGCCAGCCTTGGTCTCGACCACCTCCCCGTGACACCCCATCCCAGGATCGGTCTCGTCACGACCGGTAACGAATTACAAACCCCCGGGAGGCCCCTGGGCCCCGGCCAGGTATATGAGTCGAACAGCTTTGCACTGCGCGCGGCGCTGGAACAATGCGGTCTCCGGTTGGATACCCACCGGCTCGCCCCGGACGATCCGGCGGAGCTACGCCAGATCATCCGCGAGACCCTGGATGCCTCGGATATGTTGCTCCTCACCGGCGGTGTCAGCGTCGGCGCTTACGACTTTGTCTCCGCAGCACTGGCAGCCTGCGGCGTCCGCCCCGTCTTCCATAAGGTGAGGCAGCGGCCGGGCAAGCCGCTGTACTTTGGGGAAGCGGAGGGCAAGCCCGTCTTTGGACTGCCGGGCAATCCGTCCAGCGTGCTCACCTGTTTTTATATCTACGTCCTACCGGCCATCGAGCGCATGAGCGGGCGCCCCCAAAGCCGTGTCACCCGTACGCGTCTGCCGCTGGAGGCGGGTTACAGGAAGGCGGCGGGGCTTACGCACTTTCTGAAGGGTGCGGTCGGCGCGACGGGAGTCACCCCCCTAGGTGCTCAGGAATCCTACCGGATGAGCACCTACGCCCTGGCAAACAGCCTCATCCGTCTCCCGGAGGAGGGCACCGCGTTTGACGCGGGGGACCTGGTGGATGTCTATCTCTTGCCGTACCTTTGA
- a CDS encoding M1 family metallopeptidase: MHRLLFLSACLSACALQLSAQSLYIPRDVARAYKKGTRSMDGKPGANYWQNTGHYDITVTAMPPDRTVHGTEQITYTNNSPDTLHALVWRLVLNIHKPGVARYGDAGKDYLTDGLHIDRYVENGVERTWQEPTAHATWQGMPLAAPLLPHASVQLSVDWHYEISLESGREGMLDSTTYYLAYFYPRVSVFDDYNGWDRLNFIDGQEFYNDFNDYSLQVKVPANYIVWATGTLQNPGDVLQPTYAQRLAQSMTSDDVSHIATLDEVVGGKVTTQNPVNTWKWTADHITDMTVALSNHYVWDGTSVKVDPSRRTSVQAAFNDKAADFHHAAAFGSHAIGWFSHHWPGVAFPFPKMTLVQGFADMEYPMMVNDGSSDNLGFAQLVADHEIAHSYFPFYMGINESRYAFMDEGWATTLELLIGRTETTLDSAETFYKNFRVRGWIGDPSQNEDLPIVTPSNNLSGVAYGNNSYGKPSLGYLAIKDYLGDDLFRKCLHGYMDRWNGKHPIPWDFFFSFNDVSGENLNWFWNNWYFSNGYIDLALRRVQAGASGSVLTIENVGGYDAPFDVIVHYSDGSTQTWHKTPAVWKTGEKTIHVTVPTTKKVQSVTLDGGIWMDATPADNTWKA; this comes from the coding sequence ATGCACCGTTTGCTGTTTTTGAGCGCTTGTCTGTCGGCCTGCGCCCTGCAACTTTCCGCCCAGTCCCTGTACATTCCGAGGGACGTCGCCCGCGCTTATAAAAAGGGGACCCGGTCCATGGACGGGAAACCCGGGGCAAATTACTGGCAAAATACCGGGCACTACGACATTACGGTGACGGCTATGCCGCCCGACCGCACGGTCCACGGCACCGAGCAGATCACCTATACCAACAACAGCCCGGACACCCTGCACGCCCTGGTCTGGAGACTCGTCCTGAACATCCATAAACCGGGTGTGGCCCGCTACGGGGACGCCGGAAAGGACTACCTGACGGACGGTCTTCACATCGACCGGTACGTAGAGAACGGGGTGGAACGCACCTGGCAGGAACCCACCGCCCACGCCACCTGGCAGGGCATGCCGCTGGCCGCGCCTTTGCTGCCCCACGCCAGCGTACAGCTGTCGGTGGACTGGCATTATGAAATATCCCTGGAAAGCGGACGGGAGGGCATGCTCGATTCCACGACCTATTACCTGGCCTATTTTTATCCCCGCGTATCCGTGTTTGACGACTATAACGGCTGGGACCGGTTGAACTTTATCGACGGCCAGGAATTCTACAACGACTTCAACGACTATAGTCTCCAGGTGAAGGTGCCCGCGAATTATATCGTTTGGGCCACGGGGACGCTCCAGAATCCCGGTGACGTACTCCAGCCCACCTATGCCCAGCGGCTGGCGCAATCCATGACGTCGGATGACGTCAGCCACATCGCGACCCTGGACGAGGTCGTGGGTGGAAAAGTTACCACACAGAACCCGGTCAATACGTGGAAGTGGACCGCCGACCATATCACCGATATGACCGTGGCCCTCAGCAATCACTATGTCTGGGACGGTACCAGCGTCAAGGTCGACCCCAGCCGTCGGACAAGCGTTCAGGCAGCATTCAACGACAAGGCCGCCGACTTTCATCATGCCGCAGCATTCGGAAGCCACGCCATTGGCTGGTTCTCTCATCACTGGCCGGGCGTCGCGTTCCCTTTTCCCAAGATGACGCTGGTCCAGGGCTTCGCGGACATGGAATACCCTATGATGGTGAATGACGGATCCTCTGATAACCTCGGTTTCGCCCAACTCGTGGCCGACCACGAGATCGCCCACAGCTATTTCCCCTTTTACATGGGCATCAACGAAAGCCGCTATGCCTTTATGGACGAAGGCTGGGCGACCACCCTGGAGCTTCTGATCGGACGCACCGAAACCACGCTGGACTCAGCCGAGACCTTTTACAAAAACTTCCGCGTGCGGGGCTGGATCGGGGATCCTTCCCAGAATGAAGACCTGCCCATCGTCACGCCCTCCAACAACCTCAGCGGCGTGGCCTATGGCAACAACTCCTACGGCAAGCCTTCCTTAGGCTACCTCGCGATAAAAGACTACTTGGGCGACGACCTTTTCCGCAAGTGTCTACACGGTTATATGGACCGCTGGAACGGCAAACACCCCATCCCCTGGGACTTCTTCTTTTCCTTCAACGACGTCTCCGGGGAGAACCTGAACTGGTTCTGGAACAACTGGTATTTTTCTAATGGATATATCGACCTCGCCCTCCGGCGCGTGCAGGCTGGCGCTTCCGGCTCGGTGCTCACGATCGAAAACGTAGGCGGCTACGACGCCCCCTTCGATGTCATCGTGCACTATTCGGATGGCTCCACACAGACCTGGCACAAGACCCCCGCCGTTTGGAAAACCGGCGAGAAGACGATACACGTCACAGTGCCCACCACCAAAAAGGTGCAATCGGTGACCCTCGACGGCGGCATCTGGATGGATGCGACGCCCGCGGATAATACCTGGAAGGCCTAG
- the moaA gene encoding GTP 3',8-cyclase MoaA, with protein sequence MIVDKFHRVHDYLRISLTDNCNLRCFYCMPEEEYAFTPPSRLMQPDEILGLARVFTDMGVRKIRLTGGEPLVRKDAAEIIEALATLPVQLTMTTNGTRLHHFTDVLDRAGVRALNVSLDTLREDRFRLITRRDQFSTVMGNIRLLLDRGIQVKVNAVIMKDLNDAELNDFVAWTRDTPVHVRFIEFMPFSGNHWSSNQVVPWTDMLDAIQTRYPVERLQDEPHDTSKRYKVPGNAGTFAFISTMSAPFCETCNRIRLTADGKMKNCLFSEEEMDLLSAWRNGGDVRALIQASILQKAERLGGQMPDSFRQLEADTLHNRSMITIGG encoded by the coding sequence GTGATTGTCGACAAATTTCATCGTGTACACGACTACCTGAGGATCTCGCTCACGGATAATTGCAATCTTCGTTGTTTCTATTGCATGCCGGAAGAGGAATATGCCTTTACACCACCCTCCCGGCTGATGCAGCCGGATGAGATCCTGGGTCTGGCTCGCGTTTTCACCGATATGGGTGTCCGCAAGATCCGGTTAACCGGTGGAGAACCCCTGGTTCGTAAGGACGCCGCGGAAATCATCGAAGCCCTGGCCACCCTCCCGGTACAGCTCACGATGACGACCAACGGTACACGCCTGCATCATTTTACCGACGTACTCGACCGGGCCGGTGTCCGGGCACTCAACGTCAGCCTTGATACCCTCCGTGAAGACCGTTTCCGGCTCATCACGCGCCGGGACCAATTCTCCACGGTGATGGGCAACATACGGCTGCTCCTCGACCGCGGCATCCAGGTTAAGGTCAACGCGGTGATCATGAAGGACCTCAACGACGCAGAGCTTAACGACTTCGTCGCCTGGACACGGGACACACCCGTACACGTCCGGTTTATAGAGTTCATGCCCTTTAGCGGCAACCACTGGAGCAGCAACCAGGTCGTCCCCTGGACCGATATGCTGGACGCCATCCAGACCCGGTATCCCGTAGAACGGCTCCAGGACGAACCACACGACACGTCCAAACGCTACAAGGTCCCCGGCAACGCGGGTACTTTTGCCTTTATTTCGACAATGAGCGCGCCTTTTTGCGAGACCTGCAACCGGATCCGTCTTACCGCGGACGGCAAGATGAAAAACTGTCTGTTCTCCGAAGAAGAAATGGACCTGCTGAGCGCCTGGAGAAACGGCGGGGACGTCCGCGCCCTCATCCAGGCCTCCATCCTCCAAAAAGCAGAACGCCTGGGCGGGCAGATGCCCGACTCCTTTCGCCAGCTCGAAGCGGATACCTTGCACAACCGGAGTATGATTACCATCGGAGGGTAA